From Cumulibacter manganitolerans, one genomic window encodes:
- a CDS encoding SRPBCC family protein, which produces MPTYTVEEQLDASAENAFAYLKDVQNLPHYFPRMTKASPRENGDVDTEAKGENGETHRGLAHFHADEQTNTVTWSSAEGNNYKGSVTVTEAGSGSKLTLELDLDHDMPGIEDSMRESLQAVADNLEEDAT; this is translated from the coding sequence ATGCCCACCTACACAGTCGAAGAGCAGCTGGACGCCTCCGCGGAGAACGCGTTCGCCTACCTGAAAGACGTCCAGAACTTGCCGCACTACTTCCCCCGCATGACCAAGGCTTCCCCGCGCGAGAACGGCGACGTGGACACCGAGGCCAAGGGCGAGAACGGCGAGACCCACCGCGGGCTCGCTCATTTCCACGCCGATGAGCAGACCAACACCGTCACCTGGTCATCGGCCGAAGGCAACAACTACAAAGGTTCGGTGACGGTCACCGAAGCAGGCAGCGGCAGCAAGCTGACCTTGGAGCTCGACCTCGATCACGACATGCCGGGGATCGAAGACTCCATGCGCGAGTCACTGCAAGCCGTCGCCGACAACCTCGAAGAAGACGCCACCTAG
- a CDS encoding ribokinase produces MSVVVLGSANLDVVIDLDRIPGPGETVLTDRSSLGRGGKGNNQAVAAARAGAPTRFLGAVGADESGELLLGGLREAGIDTSLVRRCDDITSGTAYVMVDRHGENAIVVVAGANARLVELTPDEVDALRSAKVLLMQLETPMQTVVAAARTTRAAGGYVMLNAAPYARLPDALVEAIDLLIVNEHEAALAAGSDGSPIELAERITERIPAVLITLGAAGSLLVRRGHEPIRVTAPQVDAVDTTAAGDTFAGAYAAAKVAGLDEPACLQLASSASALAVQRPGAVSSIPERAEIDAALREFYPR; encoded by the coding sequence ATGAGTGTGGTCGTGCTGGGCAGCGCCAACCTGGACGTCGTCATCGACCTCGACCGCATCCCGGGGCCCGGTGAGACCGTCCTCACCGACCGCTCCTCGCTCGGTCGCGGCGGCAAGGGCAACAACCAGGCCGTCGCCGCCGCGCGAGCCGGCGCCCCGACGCGGTTCCTCGGCGCCGTCGGCGCCGACGAGTCCGGCGAGCTCCTGCTCGGCGGCCTGCGCGAAGCCGGCATCGACACCTCGCTGGTGCGCCGCTGCGACGACATCACCAGCGGGACGGCGTACGTCATGGTGGATCGCCACGGTGAGAACGCGATCGTCGTCGTCGCCGGCGCCAACGCCCGGCTGGTGGAGCTGACCCCGGACGAGGTCGACGCGTTGCGCTCGGCGAAGGTGCTGCTGATGCAGCTCGAGACCCCCATGCAGACCGTGGTCGCGGCCGCCCGGACCACCCGCGCGGCCGGCGGGTACGTCATGCTCAACGCGGCGCCGTACGCGCGGCTGCCGGATGCGCTCGTGGAGGCCATCGACCTGCTGATCGTCAACGAGCACGAGGCGGCGCTCGCCGCCGGCAGCGACGGGTCGCCCATCGAGCTGGCCGAGCGGATCACCGAGCGCATCCCCGCCGTCCTGATCACTCTCGGCGCGGCCGGCTCGCTGCTGGTACGCCGAGGGCACGAGCCGATCCGGGTGACCGCGCCGCAGGTCGACGCGGTGGACACGACTGCCGCCGGCGACACGTTCGCGGGGGCGTACGCCGCGGCGAAGGTGGCCGGTCTCGACGAGCCGGCCTGCCTGCAGCTCGCCTCCAGCGCCTCGGCCCTCGCCGTGCAGCGCCCCGGTGCCGTTTCGTCGATCCCCGAGCGGGCGGAGATCGACGCCGCGCTTCGCGAGTTCTATCCCCGGTAG